A window of Hevea brasiliensis isolate MT/VB/25A 57/8 chromosome 14, ASM3005281v1, whole genome shotgun sequence contains these coding sequences:
- the LOC110660181 gene encoding putative serine/threonine-protein kinase-like protein CCR3, protein MFIFLTVVIVICSIFFHFPFLTKAGGINKIWFWVLILLEIDNPERRTMAESLHIDVKQDDDNGSEKADRFAQKVSSLERIFLIANFILELPSAAFDQLSSVHKPQYALLSMLISFTVLIISIIDLVYKGRKERVTWMIRGLIPWFYYPYPNSKPFGTFPDIIGLVCAVFQFIFAAISYAFLSQHSDNPIKVSVWPVFFAFGLLSSRLSGNTTQRPTPHLRRVYRVEEFSLAQLAAATNDFSIENTIGIAHPYALYIGKLPDGSEVAVSRRDTGHQKKKFQEEDSYFENELTFLSRLHHKHLIRLVGYCEEDNERILVYEYVKNGSLHDLLHKNNVDKKSSVINSWKMRIKIALDAARGIEYLHNYAVPPIIHGDIKSFNILLDVNWAARVCDFGMSMLDAESESNYKPKKAMGTDGYIDPEFYSRNVLTAKSDVYSLGVVLLELLTGKRAVFKDEDNGGATSLVDFAVPKILANELVKVLDNRIGPPKLVKEAEAVELVAYTALHCVNLEGNNRPSITNIVANLEQASSLCDVRNEGLPIGAEELHGRSNEEVANSNGTEKHHSEVLERQQ, encoded by the exons ATGTTCATCTTTTTGACTGTTGTCATAGTCATCTgttcaattttttttcatttccctTTTCTGACTAAAGCCGGAGGGATTAACAAAATCTGGTTTTGGGTTTTGATTCTTCTGGAGATTGATAATCCTGAGAGAAGGACTATGGCTGAATCTCTTCACATAGATGTTAAACAAGATGATGATAATGGAAGTGAGAAGGCAGATCGCTTCGCTCAGAAG GTTAGTAGCCTGGAAAGGATCTTCCTCATTGCCAACTTCATCTTGGAGCTTCCATCAGCTGCTTTTGATCAGTTATCCTCAGTGCATAAGCCCCAGTATGCACTCCTTAGTATGTTAATTTCTTTCACAGTCCTGATCATTTCCATTATTGATCTCGTTTATAAGGGTCGAAAAGAAAGAGTAACTTGGATGATTAGAGGGCTGATACCTTGGTTTTATTATCCATACCCAAATTCCAAGCCTTTTGGGACATTTCCTGATATTATTGGATTAGTTTGCGCTGTTTTTCAATTCATTTTTGCAGCAATATCATATGCTTTTTTGTCTCAGCATTCTGATAATCCTATCAAAGTATCGGTTTGGCCTGTATTCTTTGCCTTTGGTCTATTGTCTTCTAGACTTTCGGGGAATACTACACAAAGGCCAACCCCACATCTAAGGAGAGTGTATAGGGTAGAGGAATTTTCTCTGGCTCAACTTGCTGCTGCAACCAATGATTTCTCAATAGAGAACACGATTGGAATAGCCCATCCTTATGCTCTTTACATAGGGAAACTGCCAGATGGTAGTGAGGTGGCTGTTAGCAGAAGGGACACAGGTCATCAGAAAAAGAAGTTTCAGGAGGAAGACAGTTATTTTGAAAATGAATTAACATTCTTGTCGAGACTTCACCATAAACATTTGATTAGGCTTGTTGGATATTGTGAAGAAGATAATGAGAGGATTTTAGTTTATGAGTACGTAAAGAATGGATCTCTACATGACCTTTTACACAAGAACAATGTTGACAAAAAAAGTAGTGTGATCAATTCTTGGAAAATGAGGATCAAGATTGCATTAGATGCTGCTAGAGGAATTGAGTATCTTCACAATTATGCAGTCCCACCGATAATTCACGGTGATATCAAGTCTTTTAATATCCTGCTTGACGTAAATTGGGCAGCAAGAGTTTGTGATTTTGGAATGTCAATGTTGGATGCTGAATCTGAAAGCAATTACAAACCAAAGAAGGCAATGGGAACAGATGGATACATAGATCCTGAGTTCTATAGTCGAAATGTATTAACTGCAAAAAGTGATGTGTATAGTCTTGGTGTAGTATTACTAGAACTTTTGACAGGCAAGAGAGCTGTGTTCAAGGATGAAGACAATGGAGGTGCAACAAGTCTAGTGGATTTTGCAGTACCTAAAATTTTAGCCAATGAATTGGTCAAGGTTTTGGACAACAGGATTGGTCCACCAAAACTTGTTAAAGAAGCAGAGGCAGTGGAACTTGTGGCATATACTGCACTTCATTGTGTAAATTTAGAAGGGAATAACAGGCCAAGTATAACTAACATTGTTGCTAATTTGGAGCAAGCTTCATCTCTATGTGATGTTCGTAATGAAGGATTACCAATAGGTGCAGAAGAGTTGCATGGTAGATCAAATGAGGAGGTGGCAAATTCCAATGGAACAGAGAAGCATCACTCAGAAGTTTTAGAAAGGCAACAATAA
- the LOC110661803 gene encoding putative serine/threonine-protein kinase-like protein CCR3 yields the protein MAESLHIDVKQDDNGSEKADRFDQKVNSLERIFLIANFILELPSAAFDQLSSVHKPQYALLSMLISFSVLIISIIDLVHKGRKERVNWMRRGLIPWFYYPYPNPKPFGTFPDIIGLACAAFQCVFAAITYAFFCLHADIPIRVSVWPIIFAFGLLYSRLSGNTTQKRPNPHVRRLNRAEELTLAQLAAATNGFSIENRIGIAPSFVVYIGKLPDGGEVFVKRRDTGYQREKFQEEYRYFENELTFLSRLHHKHLVRLVGYCEEGNEMILVFDYLKNGSLQEQLHKNNIERNSSVINSWKMRIKIALDVARGIEYLHNYAVPPIIHRNIKSSNILLDANWAARVCDFGMSVLGSESESNHKLEKAAGTVGYIDPEFYSRNVLTTKSDVYSLGVVLLELLTGKRAIFKDEDNGDAIKSIVDFATTKILANELVKVLDHRIGPPEHVKEAEAIELFAYTALHCVNLEGNNRPSITSIVANLEQASSLCDVHNEGLPIDAEQLHGRSEKNEANSNGTEKHHSEISGRQQ from the exons ATGGCTGAATCTCTTCACATAGATGTTAAACAAGATGATAACGGAAGTGAGAAGGCAGATCGCTTCGATCAGAAG GTTAATAGCCTCGAAAGGATTTTCCTCATCGCGAACTTTATCTTAGAGCTTCCATCAGCTGCTTTTGATCAGTTATCCTCTGTGCATAAGCCCCAGTATGCACTGCTTAGTATGTTAATTTCCTTCTCCGTCTTGATCATTTCCATTATTGATCTCGTTCATAAGGGTCGAAAAGAAAGGGTTAATTGGATGAGGAGAGGGTTGATTCCCTGGTTTTATTACCCATATCCAAATCCCAAGCCTTTTGGGACATTTCCTGACATTATTGGATTAGCTTGTGCTGCTTTTCAATGCGTTTTTGCTGCAATAACATATGCTTTTTTTTGTCTGCATGCGGATATTCCCATCAGAGTATCAGTTTGGCCTATAATCTTTGCCTTTGGTCTATTGTATTCTAGACTCTCAGGAAATACTACACAAAAAAGGCCAAACCCACATGTAAGGAGACTAAACAGAGCAGAGGAACTTACTCTGGCTCAGCTTGCTGCTGCAACCAATGGTTTCTCAATAGAGAACAGGATTGGAATAGCGCCTTCTTTTGTTGTTTATATAGGGAAACTACCAGATGGTGGTGAAGTGTTTGTCAAGAGAAGGGACACAGGTTATCAGAGGGAGAAGTTTCAGGAAGAATACCGTtattttgaaaatgaattgacgtTCTTGTCAAGGCTTCACCATAAACATTTGGTTAGGCTTGTTGGATATTGTGAAGAAGGGAATGAGATGATCTTAGTTTTTGACTATTTAAAAAATGGATCTCTACAAGAACAGTTACACAAGAACAATATTGAAAGGAACAGTAGTGTGATCAATTCTTGGAAAATGAGGATCAAGATTGCTTTAGATGTTGCTAGAGGAATTGAGTATCTTCACAACTATGCAGTCCCACCCATAATTCATAGAAATATTAAGTCTTCTAACATATTGCTGGACGCAAATTGGGCAGCAAGAGTGTGTGATTTTGGAATGTCAGTGTTGGGTTCTGAATCTGAAAGCAATCACAAACTAGAGAAGGCAGCAGGAACAGTTGGATACATAGATCCTGAATTCTATAGTCGAAATGTATTAACCACAAAAAGTGATGTGTATAGTCTTGGTGTAGTATTACTAGAACTTTTGACGGGCAAGAGAGCTATATTCAAGGATGAAGACAATGGAGATGCAATAAAAAGTATAGTGGATTTTGcaacaactaaaattttggcCAATGAATTGGTCAAGGTTTTGGACCACAGGATTGGTCCACCAGAACATGTTAAAGAAGCAGAGGCAATTGAACTATTTGCATATACTGCACTTCATTGTGTAAATTTAGAAGGGAATAACAGGCCAAGTATAACTAGCATTGTTGCTAATTTGGAGCAAGCTTCATCTCTATGTGATGTTCATAATGAAGGATTGCCCATAGATGCAGAACAGTTGCACGGTAGATCAGAGAAGAACGAAGCAAACTCCAATGGAACAGAGAAACATCACTCGGAAATTTCAGGAAGGCAACAATAA